The nucleotide window ATTACTAATTTTGGTGAAGTTGTAACTTATTATCTATTCTTGTGAAGCAAATTTATGAGTTCGTTTTGATCAACATTTCCCCAAGCAAATAATAGTGATGTAGTTGATAGCGTTGCAAACTCTAATCTGGAGTCTTGTGTTCATATCCCAGTGATTAGAGAAATTTTTCTGTAACTTGAAAATCCAATATTAcacaaatataattatgataaacataattattgttaaataattgaatagaatactGATGTAAATGgttgttaaataattaaattataaataaatcaattggttttaatcatattattatataaagtgGAACAATTGAATTAGACCACACCCCCTGGGGGGATTGAATTAAACCACACCTCTTAGGGGGGGAATTGAATTAGGCCACGCCcccctaataaaaatattttcctcagtgtttaatagaaattcttgctgtaaacatctcctccctggtctataaatacagggctcattccaacagagaattcagtcggggcggggtggtggttgagataacatctcccaaccttgaccttgaccttgaccttgaccttgaattcgaccttAACCTTGAATTGTACCTTGATCTTGAATtagaccttgaccttgaattcgaccttgaccttgaatttgaccttgaccttgaatttgaccttaaATTTGACCTCAATCCTGTTCTGTATAACGTTATCAAATTATTTCCACAGACCTGTTAAAAGTCTtcttttattaaaattcaatgCACTCATTTCAAATCCTGATCGAACTAACCAATGTTGTACATAGCAACCATCAGTACTTATAATGGCTAGCTCTTCAACAATGTACTCATTATAATTATCCTGATAACCATGAAAGTCTATTATGTAACTGTTCATGATGTACTCTACTACAATACTAACTAATGTAGCCTCAGTATTTAGCTTATTAAGTAAACTATTCCCCCAACTCCATATTAAATAACCCTATGAATCATGCCAGTAAGAGGACTATACTCCAAGATCCTATCATGAATAACTAAGCAGTAAGCTGCAGTATTATTAGGAAATTGATCAGTAGATTCCAATCTTATATCTACAGAGCCCGTTTTAATAGTATCTTGTTGCTTGGAACAATCAATTACAGCTATAGGAGCTAAATCTTTGAACTGATTTCTTGTCAAGAGTGGGGCAGGACAATAgcttttattataatatgactGTTTGAAACTGACATAGGAATGGTATagctcacaataaacctcaaatgaagatttcccacttttttggaaaaaaaactagatccagcttttttttatttcttgaataactaagaaaccgttgattttacaaaaaatctacaagaataactttttccagtaaatctaataacgaatccatttgtcaagattgaacaaaaaataaggatcagatcatgatttcttgaataactaagaataacttcttccagtaaatccatttgttaggattgaacagaaaataaggatccataataaaaatagatcatgagtATTGACaaatttggtcgatatttgcatgatagaaataataatgatattaatgttgatattaaaaatttgattcagaattttttctcTGTTCTACAAATCATACCATTAGCTGCACCCTATATTCCAAACattaatctcaataatgaaaaagagtgGAAGTATATGACTGATACAAACTTGatccaacaattctcactttcttctggaatctcttttaaagaatggtatgaaaaaaatgtaataaatatggaAGAATAGATTATCTCCCACCCCACCTGGATACCTCAACTTTGTATATTTAAAAAGGAATGTCCACAAGAGAGAAACTTGCACATGAGCTACATGGTAGAGTCAGACGTAATTTCCTCACACGTCGCACTGAAATAAAAGGTCTAACAGATTTATATCAAGCTGATATTGTTGACATGTCCAACTATAGCACATTAAATAAGAACTTTAGATACATACTAACTGTGATAAACTGTTTCAGTAAATTTGCATTTGCAATACCAATGAAAACTAAAACTGGAAATGAGGTGGCAGCAGCATTGAAACCAATACTCCAAAAACATaagattatcaattttcaaactgATGCAGGTAAAGAGTTCTACAACACAACTGTTCAGAATCTCTTCAAAACATATAAGATCAACCATTACAGTACATATAGTGATAAGAAAGCTGCAATTTGTGAACGTTTCAACAGAACTCTTAAAGAGAATATGTTCCGTGAATCCACTATACAGGGTAATCATAAATGGTTGGAACTGTTACCAAAACTTATCTTGAAATATAACAACACCACACATCGTAGCATTAATATGAAACCAATTGATGTAAATaaagagaatgaaaaatatgtactaataaatttagataaaagTGCACAACATAAAATTGGCAATCAAAGTAAACCAAAGTATAGAATGGGTGATAAGGTACGCATTAgtcaatacaaatcaatatttGAGAAAGGTTATCTCCCAAACTGGACAAANNNNNNNNNNNNNNNNNNNNNNNNNNNNNNNNNNNNNNNNNNNNNNNNNNNNNNNNNNNNNNNNNNNNNNNNNNNNNNNNNNNNNNNNNNNNNNNNNNNNtcgggtcgagcgaggggtttgttaccactgtctgaaaaaaaaatggcttttggtggccctgaaaaaggccaagtttgttgctggtggccctgaaaagggaccaagattgtttctggtggccctaaaagggaccaaggcaggctagatgtttagtagttgtcgactggcgcgataccacgctgcgcgagggtcccgggcaggtccatctggtgcgagagcaggccgacaggggctcaagtcaatggttcgcagtgtccactctggtttacccaGGCTATGGAGAGGGCTGACCGtgtgatctactagccagaggtcgtgccgaatcaccgccgggaggacctcctcgaccacttcctcgtttagaaggggccttcggtcaGACCCCGGGaaggcagggtcgtaggcttccgctgcacacactccgatgtcagttcggcacccaacccgcgcatccagaaccacgcgccagttgttaggctggagcgctaagtcttggggcgcagctggcgcggcggtgtacagcctcagcctctcctccacctggcgaagccgacgtagggccctcctcttctgggttcggcggccggctcggttcctcctaggcatcgtctgggtagtagacaaggaagacacctcaggttgcggttagtcttGCCGTGGTcccctcattggcctgctcgctgctctactcctggtctcggtagtggtctcggctggtagtctcttctggctcttcagtggaaggctgcttgtgagcaagtgctatcgagggtagctgagtagcccccttttattcacagtccccgagttcacctgcaCTGCTATTGGCCAGCAGTGCTCGGTaaatagaaacgcaggaacgggtggcggcgactgaggcgcaccctggtggcggatgtgtcaaccactcatttggttgatgcatGGCGTgaggagcagagcagagcagcaggctgaaaggtagcgaatGCGAGGGAGCCACGGGGAGAATTTATTGATTGCCaaaaacaagatacaatgtttacaaaatatacaaaagcGCCATTGGGTGATAATTTTACAGAAGTgagaccagaagggtctcccccaacaggtgggttgtggtcaataattacagaaaaaagaccagaagggtctcccccaacaggtgggttgtTATTCCAAGAGATGTTGCTGGTCGGTGGTTGGAGCTGAGCGTAGTTGAGTCTCGTACACCTTGATGGTCTCGTTGTCACAGGTGATCCAGTAGACAGCTCTTCGGTTGTGGGTGACCGTATATGGTCCCTTCCATCTGGGTGCTAGGCACGTGTGGAATTTCTGAGCCTTGTTTGAGAGTTGATGATTCCGTGTGAGCACCTGATCGCCGATCTGGTAACGAGGCTGTGTCTCGGCTATCGGGTCTCGCTTCCAATTGAGATAATTTTCTTGGTTCAACACGGCTTCGCGTTTGATTGCAGTTAGCGTGTGTAGACGCTGGTTAATATGGTCTTTGTGCGGTTCGAGTTGATTTTTGGGCCAGTGGCTCCATTCCCCTGGCCGTGGAAGGGTTTGGCCAAACAGGATTTGACTGGGGCTGTATCTTGTTGCCGTGTTCTGTCGATTTCGCAGGGTGAATAGCACAGATGGTGGTTGGTTCTCCCATTCTTGGTGTTGTTCTTGTAGGCGGATCCGTAGTCCCTTCTTGAGTTCCTGGTTCCTTCTCTCGGTAGGGTTGGCTCGGGGGTGATAAATTGGCGTGGTGTAGTGTAAGACTCCCCATTTGAGGCAGAGTTCGTTCCATAGTTTCCCCGTAAACTGAGTGCTATTGTCAGAGAGTAGGATTTTTGGGTATCCCCATCTGGGAAACAGGTGCATATCCATCGTGTGGCCAATCGTGTTGGCGTCGCCGTGAGGCAGCGGGTAGGCTTCTATCCACCTGGAGAAAGAATCAGTGATGACCAATATGAATCAATTTCTTCGCTTGGAGAGTGGGTAGGGGCACATCAGATCCAGACATACGGTTTCCCATGGTCTAGTAGACCATCGCGGTCATTGCGTAGGTTTGTGATTCCGGTTGTACGCTTTTGAGCAGCTACACAGCAGGCAATTTTGTACGTATGCGGTTATCTGTGCCTTCATACGGGGCCAAGTGTAGTATGTAGCGATGTTTTGGTAGGTTTCAGCATAGCCTGGATGTCCCATTAGATCATCGTCGTGATAGCGGAACAGTAGCCGGGTGCAAAAGTTGAGCGGTATGACTATTCGCCAACCGTCGCGTGTCTTCTTCTCCCAGAGTCGGTTGTGTGGGCGGTAACTGGTGAGGAATACTTGATCAGTTCCCGGTTGATCCTCCAACGGTCGGGGTTCGATCTCCATCCATCGTTGCACCTGCGCGTTGATCTGGTTGTCTGTGGCCTGTGCTTTCCGAATCTCTTCTAACAGTTCAGTTTCGGTTGCAATGCTTGCTAGCATAGCGGGTTCACTGGTGACTGGCAGGATGTCGGGAGGCATGGTTCGTTCTAGTTGTTGACTGGTCTTCTCAACTTTTTTGTTGTTGGGTTGCCGTGACAGTGCGTTGGCGAACTGATTCTCTTTACCCGGGCAGTGTTCTAGGGTGAAGTCAAATTCTTGTAGGAGCAGGGCCCATCGAGTGAGTTTGGCGCGGCTGTCCTTTGCAGTTTGTAGCCAGGTAATCACCTTATTGTCGGTACGGAGTATGAATGGCCTGCCTTCCAGGTAAGGGCGATATCGCTTTATTGCCCAGACAACCGCAAGGCACTCTTGTTTGTTACTGTGATACTGTTGTTCCATGTGGTTCAGCTTGGCACTGGCGTATGCGATCACCTTACGGTCATTGTTGATTTCTTGGTATAGGACAGCCCCTATACCGACCTTGCTGGCGTCTGTCTGTAGGATGAAGGTCTTGGAAAAATCTGGTCGACAGAGTGGTTGGATGTTGGCGGTCAATGCTTGTAGGCGGCGGAAAGCTGTCTCTTTTGTTGGTGACCATTTCCATCGCGTCTTCGTGCTAAGTAGCTCAGACAGAGGCGCACAAACGTCAGCGGCGTTGGGTAAAAATTCTCGTAGCCTGCCGACTACTCCGAGAAATTCTCGCAGTTTCTTTCTGGTGGTGGGTGGTTGGGCAGAAGTCACAGCTAGGATAGCCTGTGGTTTTGCTTGGTTGCCCTCGGAGGTGATTATGTGACCGAGGTATTCAAGTTGCTTGCGGCCGATCTGGCATTTTGCTGCTGAGACTGAGAGATTGTATAGATTTAACCATTCAAACACTTTGGCTAAGTGGAGTAAGTGTTCTTCCCAGGTATCCGAGTACACAATGATGTTGTCGAGATAAGCGATAAGCATAGCAGAACTTGTCGACGTATCCACTCAGTAACTTGTTCATCATGGTTTGGA belongs to Nilaparvata lugens isolate BPH chromosome 9, ASM1435652v1, whole genome shotgun sequence and includes:
- the LOC120352927 gene encoding uncharacterized protein LOC120352927, with protein sequence MDMHLFPRWGYPKILLSDNSTQFTGKLWNELCLKWGVLHYTTPIYHPRANPTERRNQELKKGLRIRLQEQHQEWENQPPSVLFTLRNRQNTATRYSPSQILFGQTLPRPGEWSHWPKNQLEPHKDHINQRLHTLTAIKREAVLNQENYLNWKRDPIAETQPRYQIGDQVLTRNHQLSNKAQKFHTCLAPRWKGPYTVTHNRRAVYWITCDNETIKVYETQLRSAPTTDQQHLLE